In Sulfitobacter sp. LCG007, the sequence CCGGGACGGGTTCTCGTCCATGGCAGAGGCGGTGGGCACGGGACGGAAGGAATGGACATGATGGAATTCTGGCACAACCCGCGCTGTTCGAAGTCACGCGAGGCGCTGAAGCTCGTCGAGCAGTCGGGCAAGCCGTTCCGCCTGCGCCGCTATCTGGACGAACCTCCCACGCGCACCGAACTCGAGGCGCTCCGCGCGGCCCTCGGCAACGTGCCGGTCCTCGAGATGGTCCGCATGAATGAGGCCCCGTTCAAGACCCTCGGCAACGCTGCGGACGAAGGCGAGCTTCTCGACGCCATGACCGAGTATCCGATCCTGATCGAGCGCCCGGTGCTGATCGACGGCGACCGCGCGGTAATCGGTCGGCCGCCGGAAAAGGTGCAAAAGCTTCTCTGATCTGAGCCAGGTC encodes:
- the arsC gene encoding arsenate reductase (glutaredoxin) (This arsenate reductase requires both glutathione and glutaredoxin to convert arsenate to arsenite, after which the efflux transporter formed by ArsA and ArsB can extrude the arsenite from the cell, providing resistance.); its protein translation is MEFWHNPRCSKSREALKLVEQSGKPFRLRRYLDEPPTRTELEALRAALGNVPVLEMVRMNEAPFKTLGNAADEGELLDAMTEYPILIERPVLIDGDRAVIGRPPEKVQKLL